A genomic segment from Microcella flavibacter encodes:
- a CDS encoding DUF3048 domain-containing protein: MSALRHGRPTDRSPRARRGGASRRLLALAALATASGLLAGCTAPAAEPVAAAQPTPTPTPEYVSTYVEPAAPELAPLTGELVEPGSLARSALAAKIDNHPLARPQLGLDAADVVFEELVEGGLTRYVGVWHSDVPAEIGPIRSIRPMDPDIISPLGGIVAYSGGQQRFVDLMRATRVYNAIHGQADTDSVMFRGSNAPAPHNVIVRAPELLAQHADIAAPAQQFSFAADAASATAAKDGQPITSMAMTFGSLATPSWSWDAASATWLRSMTGGAPDTAASGARLSAVNVVVMRVPVQVIQDIPTTQMIGSGEAWVSSGGKIVPATWSKPDQNTPPRLVDAQGVAVRLAPGTTWVELVPTAGSFSFQ; encoded by the coding sequence ATGAGCGCCCTCCGTCACGGCAGACCGACCGACCGCAGCCCGCGCGCGCGCCGCGGCGGGGCATCCCGTCGCCTGCTCGCCCTCGCGGCGCTCGCGACCGCGTCGGGGCTGCTGGCGGGATGCACGGCTCCCGCCGCGGAGCCCGTCGCCGCCGCGCAGCCCACGCCGACCCCGACGCCCGAGTACGTCTCGACGTACGTCGAGCCGGCGGCGCCCGAGCTCGCGCCACTGACGGGGGAGCTCGTGGAGCCGGGCTCGCTCGCCCGCAGCGCCCTCGCCGCGAAGATCGACAACCACCCGCTCGCGCGCCCGCAGCTCGGGCTCGACGCCGCCGACGTGGTGTTCGAGGAGCTCGTCGAGGGCGGCCTCACGCGGTACGTCGGCGTCTGGCACTCGGACGTGCCGGCCGAGATCGGCCCGATCCGCTCGATCCGGCCGATGGATCCCGACATCATCTCCCCGCTCGGCGGCATCGTCGCCTACTCCGGCGGGCAGCAGCGCTTCGTCGACCTCATGCGCGCCACGCGCGTCTACAACGCCATCCACGGGCAGGCCGATACGGACTCGGTGATGTTCCGCGGCTCGAACGCGCCCGCCCCGCACAACGTCATCGTGCGCGCGCCCGAGCTGCTCGCCCAGCACGCCGACATCGCGGCGCCCGCCCAGCAGTTCTCGTTCGCGGCCGATGCCGCCTCGGCCACCGCCGCGAAGGACGGGCAGCCGATCACCTCGATGGCGATGACCTTCGGCTCGCTCGCCACGCCGTCGTGGTCATGGGATGCCGCGAGCGCGACGTGGTTGCGCTCCATGACCGGCGGGGCGCCCGACACCGCGGCCTCGGGCGCGCGCCTCAGCGCGGTCAACGTCGTGGTGATGCGGGTGCCGGTGCAGGTCATCCAGGACATCCCGACGACGCAGATGATCGGCAGCGGCGAGGCGTGGGTCTCGTCCGGCGGCAAGATCGTGCCGGCGACCTGGTCGAAGCCCGATCAGAACACCCCGCCGCGGCTCGTCGACGCCCAGGGCGTCGCCGTGCGCCTGGCCCCCGGGACGACCTGG